The genomic region GCGGTGTCCTTTTTTTGTCCAGAAACGGGAGTATGTGCCATGGACAGGGTTCCCATGACCGCCACAGGTTTCAAACGCCTGGAGGCCGAGCTGAAACAGCTGAAATCCGTCGAGCGGCCGGCCGTCATCAAGGCCATTGCCGAGGCCCGCGACCACGGCGACCTGTCGGAAAACGCTGAATACCATGCGGCCCGGGAGCGCCAGAGCTTCATCGAGGGCCGGATCCTGGAACTGGAAGACCGCATCGGCCGGGCCGAGGTGATTGATACTTCCCGCTTGTCCGGCAAGACCGTCAGGTTCGGAGCCACCGTCACCCTGGCTGATACAGATACGGACGAGGAATCCACCTACCAGATCGTGGGCCAGGACGAGAGCGACATCAAGCAGGGCTTCCTGTCCGTCACAGCCCCGCTGGCCCGCGCACTGATCGGCAAGGAACAGGGCGACACCGTGGAAGTGCCGGCCCCCGGCGGCTCCCGCCAGTACGAGATTGTCAAGGTTGTCTACAAGTAACGGCCCCGACCCCGCCGTACAGGCCCTCGAAAAGGCATTGCAGGCTTTTCCCCTGCCAGGCCCTGCGCTGTTCATGAATTTTCCGGCCGCTCCGGAGCTGGCCGGTACCGCTGTGACAGCCTGGTCCCGGCGGCATGGCAATTGGGGGACCATATCCCCACTGCCCCCCGAAGGACGGTTTGCCACAGTGGCGGTCCGCCTGCCGCGCGCGAGGGAAGAGCTGGACATGCTGCTGCATCTGGCCGCAGACCGGCTGGTTCCCGGGGGAAGCCTTTATATGACCGGCGCCAACGACGAGGGCATAAAGTCTGTCCCGGACCGGATCGAACCGCTGTTCGGCCCGCCGGAAACCGTGCTGGTCAAGTATCACTGCCGGGTGTTTCGCGCCTTTTGCCCTGAGACCATGCCGCCCCTGAAAACGCATCTGCAGGACTGGCGTATGGAATTCACCCTGCCGC from Pseudomonadota bacterium harbors:
- the greA gene encoding transcription elongation factor GreA; its protein translation is MDRVPMTATGFKRLEAELKQLKSVERPAVIKAIAEARDHGDLSENAEYHAARERQSFIEGRILELEDRIGRAEVIDTSRLSGKTVRFGATVTLADTDTDEESTYQIVGQDESDIKQGFLSVTAPLARALIGKEQGDTVEVPAPGGSRQYEIVKVVYK
- a CDS encoding methyltransferase, producing the protein MNFPAAPELAGTAVTAWSRRHGNWGTISPLPPEGRFATVAVRLPRAREELDMLLHLAADRLVPGGSLYMTGANDEGIKSVPDRIEPLFGPPETVLVKYHCRVFRAFCPETMPPLKTHLQDWRMEFTLPLPGEEKHWVSYPGVFAHGRLDEGTALLLSVLEQLPQQRRVLDYAC